Proteins from a single region of Enoplosus armatus isolate fEnoArm2 chromosome 6, fEnoArm2.hap1, whole genome shotgun sequence:
- the fbxl9 gene encoding uncharacterized protein fbxl9 codes for MEDCDGEDIEAPELPVEIIVYIMSFLHASDRKEASLVCRSWYNASQDLPFQKNVTFCFPASASSLELIRGLGRKSCCSLVISQLDGFSMSRSLLLEVGLCLGSKLQSLALPGSSITEASLLALLPRLTSLRRLDLRGLDSLFMSGAFLSREEHRQQVRSALSGLEELDLSDLRYLSDLTFNRLTGCTPHLRRLSLAGCHIAFEFDPYRGCPVGAVKDSSALLSLRNLRRLLTEQKSTLVALDLSRTSITPESLRTIAQVQDLVLKELCLHGCKELTDYSVEVLVKHQPSLQRVDISACTELTNRSVEAIARGLKSLTHLSLSRDWRITEKGLGDLLSVSSLRSLDLSDCLHVSGTEIVKGLTGSNSARAQLETLSLKSCTYIRDLAVLSLTQLLGDTLRELDLTSCVNVTDLSVRAIATYLQRLVVLRLGWCKEVTDWGLLGMVETTKCEPNQETGDKGPRFTRTFGNMGFFKPPRLPFEERPKLVTQNDLEQFKEQAGASLLALSRLQELDLSACPKLTDSSITQVVRYPDLHRLSLSMLPEITDASLASVAWHCRSLTSLALSHCPGISDYGVAQAAPYLRRLQHLYLSCCNNITDRSLFLLAQHCNRLRTLDISRCKNISATTVDLLQSQLPFLENVHYKFIGGADLTLAF; via the exons ATGGAAGACTGCGATGGGGAGGACATAGAAGCACCTGAGCTGCCTGTGGAG ATCATAGTTTACATCATGAGCTTTCTTCACGCTTCAGACAGGAAGGAAGCCTCGCTGGTGTGTCGCAGCTGGTACAATGCCAGTCAGGACCTGCCCTTTCAG AAAAACGTCACCTTCTGCTTCCCAGCCTCAGCCTCATCCCTGGAGCTGATCAGGGGTCTGGGCCGGAAGTCCTGCTGCAGTCTGGTCATCAGCCAGCTGGATGGGTTCAGTATGTCCAGATCACTGCTTCTGGAG GTGGGCCTGTGCTTGGGCTCAAAGTTGCAGAGCTTGGCTCTGCCTGGCAGCAGTATAACAGAGGCCTCTCTGCTGGCCCTCCTCCCTCGCCTCACATCCCTCCGTAGGCTGGACCTCAGGGGTCTGGACAGCCTCTTCATGTCCGGGGCCTTCCTCTCCAGGGAGGAGCACCGACAGCAG GTCAGGTCAGCTCTGTCTggtctggaggagctggaccTGTCCGACCTGCGCTACCTCTCCGACCTAACCTTCAATCGGCTCACGGGCTGTACCCCGCACCTCCGCCGCCTCTCGCTGGCCGGCTGCCATATCGCCTTCGAGTTCGACCCGTATCGAGGGTGCCCGGTGGGGGCCGTTAAGGATTCTTCAGCACTGCTGTCACTCAGGAACTTGCGGCGGTTGTTAACAGAGCAGAAATCCACCCTCGTGGCTCTGGACCTCAGCAGGACCTCCATCACCCCTGAGTCACTACGCACAATTGCACAG GTTCAGGATTTGGTCTTAAAGGAACTGTGTCTGCACGGCTGTAAGGAGCTGACCGACTACTCAGTGGAGGTTCTGGTGAAGCACCAGCCGAGCCTCCAGAGAGTGGACATCAGTGCCTGCACCGAGCTGAccaacaggtctgtagaggCCATAGCACGGGGCCTGAAGTCACTGACACACCTCTCCCTGTCCCGTGACTGGAGGATCACTGAAAAAG GCCTTGGTGACCTTCTGTCTGTGTCGTCCTTGAGGAGTCTGGATCTGTCCGACTGTCTGCACGTCAGCGGAACAGAGATAGTGAAAGGCTTGACGGGATCCAATTCTGCCAGAGCACAGCTGGAGACTCTCAGCCTCAAGAGCTGCACCTACATTAgg gATCTGGCAGTTTTATCTCTCACCCAGCTTCTTGGGGATACCCTCCGTGAGCTAGATTTGACGTCATGTGTCAACGTGACTGACTTGTCTGTGCGCGCTATAGCCACCTACCTGCAGAGGCTGGTAGTGCTGCGGCTCGGCTGGTGTAAAGAGGTCACAGACTGGGGTCTGCTGGGGATGGTGGAAACAACCAAATGTGAGCCCAACCAGGAGACG GGAGACAAGGGTCCCAGGTTCACCCGGACCTTCGGCAACATGGGCTTCTTCAAGCCTCCCCGTTTGCCGTTTGAGGAGCGTCCGAAGCTGGTGACACAGAATGACCTGGAGCAATTCAAAGAGCAGGCCGGAGCTTCACTTTTAGCTCTCAGCAGGCTGCAGGAGCTGGACCTCTCCGCCTGCCCCAAACTCACTGACAGCAGCATCACACAG GTGGTGCGTTACCCAGACCTCCAccgcctgtctctctccatgcTGCCGGAGATCACTGATGCCAGCTTGGCGTCTGTAGCCTGGCACTGCCGCAGCCTCACCAGCCTGGCGCTCAGCCACTGCCCGGGCATCAGCGACTACGGGGTGGCACAGGCTGCACCGTACCTGCGCAGACTGCAGCACCTCTACCTCTCCTGCTGTAACAACATCACTGACAG ATCCTTGTTCCTGCTGGCCCAGCACTGTAACCGCCTGCGAACACTCGACATCTCAAGGTGCAAAAACATCTCTGCAACAACTGTGGACCTCCTCCAATCCCAGCTGCCCTTCTTGGAAAACGTCCACTACAAATTCATAGGTGGGGCTGATCTTACACTTGctttctga